The sequence TACCAATACACTGGCCGACAGGAGTGCTAAACGGATTCCCCAACAAGAACTCCATCTTGATAACAACAAACCCTGCACAGACAGGAGAGGACAGTGGGCGGGCACAGAAGGAAGCGCCTGCCATAGCGGGATTTGATTTGTCAACACCAATAAAACTCTTCACTGAGTGATCATAATGCTTGTCAATCAAACATCGAAGGCTATCCATGATACCTTCACAGGCTTCTCAACTGTAAAACCGATTTCTAAGTACTAGTGTAATTATTTGTATTCACCTGAGAGTGCGCCTAGGTTAACTATATTAAACTGAATAAGATTATGTAAGGAACATAATATGATGTGCTTTTATCGGACAATAAGCAACAGTGGAATGGGGCTTCTTATAAAAGCATGTCCGGTAGTTTTTCTTAAACTGAATACAGTACAAAGTTTATATATTTACGATTTGTACTTTGTTACCACCAGTAGTTGTTACTAGTTAAGAATTGTGCCCCATAATAACAACCATATGCCACTTAAAGATTACGCTTTTCCGTGTAAATATGCACACAGCTAACATTTAAACATCACCCGTTAAAGAACCAGAACAACGTTTCACGCTGTTGAAGGCACCCTAGGAATAAGATTCGTTGCTACGCAACAGCTGGTCTAACGCCACGACACAGCTTCCTATgtaaatagaaacaaaatatgTAAGTTACTTTTTGTTTACTtagacttttactttttttttcttaatattacttatgtataatatatttaaagtattttgAGTGTATTTCAAGTTGCTAGTGTAGAAATTCTGCGTTAGAGAACTTGAATAGCGAGTTTACTTCATGACTAATGCACTGCATTCAATAGGCTTTAACACTAAACTAAGGAAAGTATTAAACGTTTTAATATATTCTGAAAATATATGTGtagtattaaattattaaactgtttttttgtaatagaaatagtaaaaaaaacactataaattATTACACAAGTtcgttttttttaacttatttccAATCAGCTCTGAGAAACATTAACTATAGATAACAATTgtcaattataattataattatataacaatTATAGATAACAAATGTTTGTTGTCCTAAACATTTTACTGAACTCAATCCTCCTTTTTAAGTTATAATTGCATTTACGAATTTtgcaataattatatttatttatttatttatttatttatttatttatttatttatttatttttgtttgtttgtttgtttgtttgttttaataggTACATTAAGCTAAAAATTTAGATGCAGTCATGGAATAACGAtgaaaaaacaagagaaacatttcagttttaaaataaCCTCTAGCTTTTCCTTGGAGAAAAATGTCAAAACTGCATCAAGAATTTTCCAGGCTGCTACAAAGCCCAAATCCTTTAATACCTTTAATGACTTCTTGAATCAACACAGATAGCCTGTGGGccaaaatctaaaaataaatgttgcatTTTAACTAAAGAGACTGATTTTCAAGGGTGTTTATAAAAGCTATGAGGACATATGGTAacaatacatatacagtatgtgtgtatattgtgtaataACCAGGttattaatcagaatcagaattgcCAGGTACTGCAGGGTCTAGGAATCTGTCTGGGTGTGTTAGTGcatattaaaaaacacaatgtgtTAATGTAACCTGTCACACTTTGGCAGCATCTTCAAAAATGAGCGGACCATATGCTATAAAGGAATCCAGTGTAATTGATGAGGAAATGCTGGAAAAGGCAGTTGAGGAGCAGGGACCACCAGGGAAGGCTGGACTTATAGCCAAAGAAGAGGGCTTAAAATATGACAAAGTGTCTCAACTGCACCTGGACTACAGAAGTAAGATTTAAACATACTGAGGTCCATTGTTACATGTCAGTTATGCTATATACAACATTTATTGCCTGCATGATGGTGGTATTTTACTGTGATTCTTCAGAGATCTTAAAGATAGAACATTTATGGCAGTTTACATCTCTAACCAAGCTTCAGCTCGACAATAATATCATTGAGAAGATTGAGGGATTAGAAGAGCTTACTAACCTGGTATGGCTTGGTGAGTTCagacttttattgtttttattctaattttttatttttagaactGTTAGATGTTTAAAAGTtctgattagatttttttaatcacgCTCATTCTTCCACCATTCTCTTAGATTTATCCTTCAATAATATTGAGGTGATTGAAGGGTTGGATACACTTGTGAAACTGCAGGACTTGAGTTTATTTAACAATCGAATTTCAATGATAGAGAACTTGGATGCTCTGCAAAACCTTGAAATCATCTCGCTCGGCAACAATTTAATCTCACAGCTTGAAAATGTAAGTCCAAAAGCTTTGAATAGTTCATGTTTTTACATTGCTTTCAATTACTGCATTTATGTTGTAAATTTGTGTATTGATTGAACGAATTTGGAATCACAGCTGCTTGTGTGGATAGTTTGACCTGGATACTGGACACTCAATCTATAGATTATAGATTGTCCAAAATAAGTGCGGGTAAATTAGTTGTTACAGCTAAAGCAGTAATGTATTACAACAAGCTTATTAATAAACGTCATCATTTGAATTAGATCCAACGCTAACCTCAGAGCTTTGCTGTCATCAAttaataattagtaataaaatattcagagagagagtgagagagagaattatgtattattataatacagtaCAAAGTTTGATAGTTTTGCAACACCAGTGGCATAAATGTAGTCTCTAGTGTTAGGATACATAGGTCACTTAATGTCTGGGAATTTCAGTGTAAATTTGCAATCAGCAAACATTTGACAATCATCCAATAAAGAACCAGCATGACCGTTGTTCATCTAAATCaggatttctataaagctgctttttcAATCATGAGTTTCACCCCCACTCTGTTTTGGGTAATATACCAAATAACTGCTAATAATATACCTTGCCATATTTACAGAAAGACTTGTGGGATGGCTCTTGAGTAATGGCTCTTGAAGTTTGTATCATACTGCCAAGGATATTTTAACGTACCTAATATGTCATATTATAGAATAAATCAATCATGAGTTTCACCCCCACTCTGTTTTAGGTAATATACCTAAGAAAATTGAAGAACTTGCGCACACTTAACCTTGCTGGAAATCCAGTATGCAAAGATGAAAACTACAAAGTTTTTGTAGCTGCGTACCTGCCAGACCTGGTTTACATCGACTACAGGCTGCTAGATGAACAAACCGTGAGTTCAAAATTTATGTAACAAGTACACATTTTCTGAGTCAGTCAGTGCACAAATCTATGAGAAAACAAAGTGCACAAAACCACTAACTAACTATGAAAACCTGAAGCTCCAGAAACCAAAGCTCCAATTTACTCTCGAGCATTTCCTTGGTGGTCAATTGATTCAGTGAAAACAAGCACATTCTGCTAAAGTGTAGAAAAAATATGTGTGCTATTAATCGTTGTTTCTATTACAATTCTGTAATGCTAAAACTTatgcaagaaataaaataaacatgtcagGGCATGTATAGCACAATAATCAACATGGAACACCATTACCATGACACGTCCCAAAGTATTTCATTCATCTTATACCATAGCAATTTCACAACGattccatatttatttattaaagaacattgtggtattaattttaattagttATCAGTTATGTTTGATGTTGGGGAGCCTCTGTGACACAGATTATTTGGTGTtatcagctataaacagtcattttcTCTTCAGGCTCTCTGTTTTGAAGTTTATAAGATAAAAATCGTATTAACAAAGAAACAGGGCAGTGTATAATCTTCTGTCCTCAAGAATTTCCTGTCAGAAAACTTAAAAGACTGACAGTGAAAATAATTGCTTCCATAAATGCTACATAACAGAAAACCTcaccatatatacacacaccgaGAAACTGTTTATCTACTGTtactaataaaaacatatattaatACAATCCTTAGATTTGGATTATGTTTCGAACTATCAGAATGAAGTATTCAAAGCGCTgtgttataatattaaacatatggGAAGTATTTTGTGTTTACGTTGAGTATTGGCTGAAATGTGCTTTTTTCCTCGTTTTTTCCGATCTCTGCTCTATCCAAAGCGAGAAAAGGGACAGTACCAGTATCAGACTGCAATTGAgaagataaaacaaaatgaacttGATGAGCAGAAGGCCAAAGAGGTTCAGGAAGCTACAGAACAAGAGCTTCAGATGCATAAGGTGACAATagttctatctgtctgtctgtctgtctgtctgtctatcacgTTTCAAACATCTCAGTTTATTTAGCCCCATTCTAGCCTGCCATCCTAGCCTAATACCTTGGTGAAATGCTAGCAAACTGTTAGGTACAATGTCAGGAGTGGGATATGAGTGGGATTCTGAGATACACTCAAAATAACTGATAGTTACTACTAGTTATTCCAAATAACTGCTAATAATATACCTTGCCATATTTACAGAAAGACTTGTGGGATGGCTCTTGAGTAATGGCTCTTGAAGTTTGTATCATACTGGCAAGGATATTTAAAAGTACCTAATCTGTCATAtagaataaatacatattgCAATGTCATCACTGCTAGCCTAGCACTGGGCTAACAGTTTCATGTTATCAACAGAGTGTCTGCGGTCGATACGATGGAGGTGACGTCGTTTACCAAATGACAGCTTACAATTACAGTACAAGCCTTATCATTACAATTTTTGTGTCTCTCTTGTAGGATGCATTTGTGGAATATTTGAATGGGTCTCAATTATTCGACAGCATGTTTGCTGGTGATGTTGAAGCTTCTAAGCTGGCACACCTTCCTGGAATTGCTTCATTACTGGAATCATATCCTTTGCATTTTGCTTCATCATTGTGCTTTCATCAGACTCAGAATGATGTTATGCATTTAAACACTGCTTACATTCTCTGAGCCTTTTTCTGATCCCTGACAGAATTTCAGCTCGGTACATCGAGTAGATTCAGTGGATGTCAAATCAACATCATGGCTGCTTacaacatcagcagaaaaaaaaaacacttcttatCAGTTACACtgtaaagtgtatatatatttagaacATACAGATATGTAAGGTTGTTTAATCTATAACACTGACTATACATTTTCCTACATTTCACTAATATTCATTATTCAGcgccttttttttctcttatagtagctcaaacacacagaggtgtaaaagaaaaaaggacgTAATTCCAAGATtgaattttaaatgaagttGTATGCAGCATACGGCTACACTATGCAGGACCAGAGCTGCGCAACCCTGCCTCTTTTTAGGCTTTGTCATTAGGTGGGTCAAATTGTAAGGAAGCACAGATGAAGTACACAAAAGGctgtaaatattacaaatggCAGCTTTAAAGACAGCATCTTACAATGCATCAAACTTAACTACATTAAAACATACCAGACAAAGTTGGAGGCATTTTGTGTGCAGATTTTTGAAGCAGGTTTAACCCAGAAAACACAAAGGCAGAATGAGGTGGAGTGCTTCTTCACCTGTTTGCAAAAGGCCATGGCTGACAATCAGCAGAGAGGAGCTCAAATAGTAGCTGACTTTGAGAGGTCCAGGAGACAGGTGGGTTGCTTTTTTAACTCTGCCATAAGCAGACAGAAGACATTAACTGAAACTGCTTTTAATGCCACACATAAATAACCCACACACCAGTCTCTTCTGTCGTAGGTGATGGTCGAGATTCAGCAGGCAGCAGATCACAGTTTATTGAAGGACAGAGTCAGAAATGAGATTATGCAGATTCGTGACACTCTCCTGACTCTGGAGCTGCAACAAGTGGCTCAGTTAGAGGTACGCTGCACAAGATACTACTGATATATTACTGACATCTAACCCTAGAGCTGTCAGTTTACTGTTGGATATacatataagaggaataaagcatttTGAAAGagttgttataggaaaattatTAACCACAGCATTTCCCATCATGTGAATTAGGCCTGGCGCTGCATGTTCaccttaaaacaacaaattgataataacttcatttatttctgtgtcCTATAATCATTTAactgtacatatataattaTGTGTATCTCTCTTTTCTCAGGAAATTATTAAAGACTTTGAGAGAAACATCACAGACATGGTTGGAGTGTTTACCGAATATGTGCAAGGCATATATccttttaacaaaacaaaacaaaacaaaatccagTCGTGAATCTAATCTAACTTTAATGTCAAACTTTAACAAGTGTACCTTCTTTAACTCTGATGCACATTTGCTCAGTGTCGAGATCTGGAGAACCTCCATCATGAGAAAGTGCTCGAGACTTCTATGGCAAGACTGGAGAGAGTGGCTAAGAATGAAATGGAGGAGGATTTGCCTGATGAGGTTCACTTGGTTAGTAGAACAACATACAGTTCTGAATGCTTTTAGCTTCTAGATACATGGATTATTACAGAACAATATCACGTCATTAGAGAAGGCATCTGGTCTCATTGCTCAGTGTTGTCTAGCTCTTTGTGGACAAAGACACATTGATGAATGCCGTCAGTGTGTCACATGACGTACACCTGCTGAAGATCGACAACAGAGAGGATGAGCTCCTGACACGGATCCACAACTGGATGGGTGCACTTTTGAAATCGGTAGGAAAGAGTcagaaaattattaaatatttaacttaCGCAGTTCTTTGGTGATACAGGGAATAATAAGTGTATCATATTACAATGCACATGGGATTTAGAGACCTGCACTACAATTGCACTacaaatgttgttttgaaataaaatacatttttgtgttaACAGATACATGATGATGAGGCTAAAAGGAATCGCAAGCGCATCTCAGAAATCCATAAATATGTTGATTATGCTGTGGACCAGCTGGAGGAGACACTTGCCTGAATACCAGAAGCAGAGCAGAACTGAGACAACATTTCAGGCTGGGAGTCTGACACCCACCACAGGCCACTTACTGTACTGACTAAACAGATTCATTATATTTTGTGGGTAGAAATtgagaataaaacaataataaacatgtgAAGATTTGGAAAATATATTCTCTGGATTTTTTAATGCTGAAAAGGGTAAGTAGGTGTTTAATAGCCCAGTTATCACTACAGTGTACtccattaaatattcattcattcattcattcattcattcattcattcattcattttctaccgctttggGGAGCTCCATTAAATATTccaaggtttattttatttaatttatttaatttaattttatttttgctgtgcAATTCTGCCATCTAAAGGGCATAAAAGGCGTTGCAATCAAATACATAAATTTTCACGAGTTCCCTTTTTCCATTCTTTTGAATTCATGTGATTTCACTTAATATGTCTGTGTAACTTACAAAACATATAACATATCACATTGGTGGCCTGACTAGCAAGCTCATTAACTGGCAGTTCTATTACATTTGTAGGCtgtatatatagtttttaaaaagaaaaacaaattaaaatgtttacacacacacacacacattttaattttctatGGAGAAAACGTCACAGCTTTCAGAACGTTGAGGGAATGTTTCTTGTTGGTTTTCAAAACTTTCTGAAATCTGATCTTTTGGTTTCTGTTCCTATATTAAAcctatttaatataataataaagatgtttTTATTAACAGTGTAATACAAACATGGCGCCTTACTTTACACCGTGAAACAATGTTAGAATATCGTATtttagtaattaataataatacctaAACGCAAACGGTCATTGGAGAAAGTTGTCTTTAAAGTCACCGGGGCTTTTAGGGGGAAAAGCGTTTACTTTGTTAATACAGTCCTTTAGTATTCATTTCTGGGCTCTGCACTTCTCAAAACTACATCTCCCAGAATGCTGTTCTTCAAACGGCGAATCAGGATCGCGTTCTTCTAACACGTGACACGTCTCTATCCAATCAGGAGAAATGTTGGTTTTTAACGTCCCCATTCCTTGATAGATGCCGAGCGACCGAAGGCGCGTCTGCCAGGAGCGGACCAGAGCTCTCTGAATTAACACGCAACACCGCCCCATGTGTCAGTTTTATATATCTTGTTGAATTCGATCCGTGACTCTGAGTCGGGGTTCACCCCGCCGAAGCGatcaaaaacaacaaccacaacaacaacatgccGGTTCGTACCGAGTGCTGTGTTGCTTCAGCAGCGGCCTGTGTGTCCTCGGCCTCTCTTGTTCCGCCGCCCCCAATCAACACACAGCAGCCCGGCGTGGCCACATCGCTCCTGTACAGCGGCTCTCAGTTCCACGGCCACCAGAAGAGCAAAGGCAACTCCTACGACGTCGAAGTGGTTCTACAGGTAACCATGGTTACATTGTACTTAGCATGTCCTTAGCATAACCTGGTTTTGCTAGTTAACTATCTAGCTAGTTTCATTTCGTAACCCAGGTAGTTGTTCCTGACATCTGTCGTTACAGTTAGTAAGCTAACTCGTGTCGGTAACAGTTTAACCTAACAGCTTGACTAGCTGGTTAACTAACAACTCACGCTAGTTTGCCGACTTCACACGTTAGAGCTAAGTGTTGTTGCTAACGCAAGTTGTGAGTCAGTTCGTGCTGTGTGTCACAAGACAGACACGTTTTCTGACCTGTGCGGATATGAAACAGGTCAGATGTTAACGTTACTTCGTTAAACATGGCCGATTAGACAGGCGACGTGTTTGAGACACGTTATCGCCTTGACTtacgtgtgtgtgattagtaaGTGCGTGATTAGTGCTTTGGGCTTCATTCATACTGCAGACAGAAGTGCCTCAAGTCAAATATTCTTCCATCATGCAGCACAGGTCtggtttttttaaacacacacacacacacacacacacacacacacacacacacacacacacacagagtgatgtggtagctcagtggttaagctgttcaactactgattggaaggtcattggttcgaatcccaggtcccccaagttgccactgttgggcaagtTGCGattaaccctcatttgctcagatgtataaactgaagtaaaaaaaatgtaagtcactctggataagagtctcctaaatgctgtaaatgaaataaaatgaaacactgaTTTGGGTCATTATGGCTATATTAATTCTGCAGATAAGTCACAacaaatctgaatttttttttgttcataggagaccaagtttttatttatcaaagtgttaaacagcaaaagaaaaaaccctAAACAAACAGCAATTTGGACCCTTTTAATATTAAGAACTAAAATTCAGTACAAAGCTCATATGTACCCAGGTAGCCTCAGTCTGAATGAATGCCACCTTAATGTTTCTACAAGATTATTGTGATTACACAGTCAGCTCACGCAGTTATTTTGTAAATTTGCTTCTTTTAAATAGCCAAAATCCTCATGAATTAAAGCCAAAAGAACAAAATCTGCACATGTATTCTACCGTCGAGCGTGTGTGTTTTAGGGTATTATCATttcaaaaggttttttttttttttttttactaactaGATGTATAAACCGTTTCAATTCACCTCCAACGCACATAATGTGATGCTGGTAATATTAGCAGAATGTggtgaattttaaaaatgttgacaTAAATCACACTAtggattcatttaaaaatttgtTTCTAAGATGTCTTCTCCACTGTGTCGTTGGCTTAAATGTTTTCTCATCCGGTGTCTGCGCCTTGTAGCTCACTTCTGCTACGTAAGCAAAGCTGTGATTgttgagtgcatgaagtgtccaCTTTTGCACATTTAGTTTCTTCAGTTGAATAAGTGCACCATCCTGGTTCTGAAATTGCACTTGAACATTGATTCTGGGActtttcagtgtgaacacatGACTCACTATTTACACTACAAAATGGAGCAGTTTAGTGCATAAGCATGTGATTTGGGATGCACTTAAAATATCTTCTATCTCATATACTGTGATATTTCTAGCCATCACTCATGTAAAAACCATAGGAACAGCATACAAATCCTAAGCAAACAACTTTGTTCAGTTCATCGCAGTTTTTGCAATAGATCCCATTTTTGttcgttttttccccccttctggTTTTAGTACGTAACGATGGAGGACTCGTACCTGTGCGGATATCTCAAAATCAAGGGGCTGACTGAGGTGAGGCGACTTTCACATCCTAATGAATGTGAGTTAAGGTCTGCTTTTCTAAACATGGCCTTTAGTATGGATTTAGGTTTAATTCACTTCCTGATGTGGTCCAGAAATCCACCGGGGCACAGATTATATTTTCAGCATGAGGGATGCTGCTATCAAGAGTTTTGGGAACACAGAGTGTACTTTGCAGTACCTTATGCTTAAGGGTGTTCAGCTATACTGACACATTATTTAAATGGGTTTTGGGTCTGTGAGTTAAGCTCTGCACATTTTCTCTGTGTAGGAATATCCCACCCTGACCACTTTCTTTTCCGGGGAGATCATCAGTCAGAAACGGCCTTTTCTAACCAGGAAGTGGGACGCAGATGAGGATGTCGACCGCAAGCACTGGGTAATGAATCTGAATTTGTTCTTTAAGACTTTGCCATTTGAGGAGTCACAAATACGGCTGTATTTTAAATAGTAGTTTTTCCAGTCTACTGTAGCCCGAAACTGCAACGAGTGTGTTACGTTATTTTATCCTgctatttgttttctttgggCCAAACACATTAGATAATTCAAGCTTTAGGGCAAGCGGTCATATTGATTTAGAGACATGCTTCAAATATGTATCTACTTTTACGAAGTGGGATCAAAACACTGGACGCATCTAATAATGCCAACATTATCACACAGAATTGTGCAGTGAATACAAATCTATATGTTCTATACAGGATTCCGGATTAATATTTACACACTTCTAACCTGCTTCATTAAAGGGCTTTTCCAGGAGGTGTTTCTTAAACGTCGAAACTAGATGAACCTCctcactgtttattttaagcTGTAAACGAAAGCTGTTTGTTTGGAGaatcaaacatattttaaacctttttaaaactACTATGAGTCTATCAATTGATGGttatgatgcaaaaaaaaattatgttgatcggaggattatGGTATAATGGATATATTAGGATtatggttcaagccccagcactgccaagctgtcactgttgggcccttgagcaaggcctttaaccctcaatgctccaggggtgctgtatcatggatGACCCCGTAATCTGACCCCAacttcaaaaagaaaaacaaacaaactggaaTATGCTGAGagagaatttcactgtactgtaatgtatatgtgacaaaataaaagcttctatatTAATTATGCACCTCATGCAGTTGCAGCATTTGAACACCAGAGGGCCAAATCTACTCAACCCATagagtttaaataaagtgtcCCAAAAGTCCCCAAGTATATTGGAGAAATTTGCTTACAAAACATTCTCTCCGTGTTCGCTATTAGTTTAGAGTCATGTTAAAACATTTGCTGTTCTGAATGCAATGCATTCCTTGAAACCGTCTCTGTGCGGTATATTTTCATAGAACaccatatttttcttttgtcgaatgcattcttaaaaaaaaagaaagaaaaatctaaaaactaAGTATGCATGTTTCCCTCTTTCTCATTTTGCTCATATGCTGGGCTCAATAGCATTGGAACACAACGACCAGCAACATTATAGCTTATATAGTTACACAACCGTGTTATAACAGTTTGTCTTTAGTGGCTTTCACCTGACACCAGAACACAGTGCTGTGATCTCTGGTGCCCAAGATAAAGGTCATGACCCTCAGGCATTTTAGTGTCACATTTAGGCAGAGTGACGCTTCAGatgctgctttttattttttgttaatcatTATACCTGGGTTAGAGACGTTATTTACTCAAGCAACTTTTGGGGAGACGTTTATTtaggattttatttctttattatttttttatttattttatctttcagaataaaaaaaaagaaaaatacatttggaATCAGTAATAAGTCAAACATCaactattattaaaaatgaccaTTAGCATTTTGTATTTAATCTAAATGGTGTGTCCACGTATTTGGCTTGTAATTTCATAACGAGTATTAACTTGAATGTAACTAAGAGCAATTGTTGAGTTCTGTGAATAAACATGGAGAACTGTCACCATTGCACTATTACAGTAAAGGTGCTGCTAGAACTTTCTTTGCTGTTCTGCCGAAACTGGTAGAAACGGACACGTTTGTGTTCGTCTGTGTTGCTAACACAAGCACAAAGTGTTCTCTGTGAAAGAGTCTCAGTtctttaaagctaaatttatgACTCTGTTGGAAGAGAATATGAAAATGTTTGCCGTGAAATTGACCACGCATGCGCCTCAATACcgctatattattattattattatttttttattattattaggtgtTTTGATTGAGCGTGGTTCTTTCATGGGCATCGTCAGAGAAACCTGCGCATACACTCTATACCAATCGGACAAGAGGTTATGTTGAAAATGGCTGGAGTATTCCTGTAATAATGGACTGAAATTtgcaatttgttttgttttgaatatCCACAGGGCAAGTTTCAGGCGTTTTATCAGTATGCAAAAAGCTTTAACTCGGACGACTTTGACTACGAAGAACTCAAGAACAGCGACTTTGTCTTCATGCGGTGGAAGGTACAGTATATTTAGATTGTTGTCTGGCTTGTGGTGTGAGTAAACT is a genomic window of Tachysurus fulvidraco isolate hzauxx_2018 chromosome 15, HZAU_PFXX_2.0, whole genome shotgun sequence containing:
- the gid4 gene encoding glucose-induced degradation protein 4 homolog isoform X1; translated protein: MPVRTECCVASAAACVSSASLVPPPPINTQQPGVATSLLYSGSQFHGHQKSKGNSYDVEVVLQYVTMEDSYLCGYLKIKGLTEEYPTLTTFFSGEIISQKRPFLTRKWDADEDVDRKHWGKFQAFYQYAKSFNSDDFDYEELKNSDFVFMRWKEQFLVPDHTIKDISGASFAGFYYICFQKSTATIEGFYYHRSSEWYQSLNLTHVPKHSAPIYEFR
- the gid4 gene encoding glucose-induced degradation protein 4 homolog isoform X2, whose translation is MPVRTECCVASAAACVSSASLVPPPPINTQQPGVATSLLYSGSQFHGHQKSKGNSYDVEVVLQEYPTLTTFFSGEIISQKRPFLTRKWDADEDVDRKHWGKFQAFYQYAKSFNSDDFDYEELKNSDFVFMRWKEQFLVPDHTIKDISGASFAGFYYICFQKSTATIEGFYYHRSSEWYQSLNLTHVPKHSAPIYEFR
- the drc3 gene encoding dynein regulatory complex subunit 3; the encoded protein is MSGPYAIKESSVIDEEMLEKAVEEQGPPGKAGLIAKEEGLKYDKVSQLHLDYRKILKIEHLWQFTSLTKLQLDNNIIEKIEGLEELTNLVWLDLSFNNIEVIEGLDTLVKLQDLSLFNNRISMIENLDALQNLEIISLGNNLISQLENVIYLRKLKNLRTLNLAGNPVCKDENYKVFVAAYLPDLVYIDYRLLDEQTREKGQYQYQTAIEKIKQNELDEQKAKEVQEATEQELQMHKDAFVEYLNGSQLFDSMFAGDVEASKLAHLPGIASLLESYQTKLEAFCVQIFEAGLTQKTQRQNEVECFFTCLQKAMADNQQRGAQIVADFERSRRQVMVEIQQAADHSLLKDRVRNEIMQIRDTLLTLELQQVAQLEEIIKDFERNITDMVGVFTEYVQGIFAQCRDLENLHHEKVLETSMARLERVAKNEMEEDLPDEVHLLFVDKDTLMNAVSVSHDVHLLKIDNREDELLTRIHNWMGALLKSIHDDEAKRNRKRISEIHKYVDYAVDQLEETLA
- the gid4 gene encoding glucose-induced degradation protein 4 homolog isoform X3, whose amino-acid sequence is MPVRTECCVASAAACVSSASLVPPPPINTQQPGVATSLLYSGSQFHGHQKSKGNSYDVEVVLQYVTMEDSYLCGYLKIKGLTEEYPTLTTFFSGEIISQKRPFLTRKWDADEDVDRKHWGKFQAFYQYAKSFNSDDFDYEELKNSDFVFMRWKEQFLVPDHTIKDISGASFAGFYYICFQKSTATIEGFYYHRSSE